A genome region from Portunus trituberculatus isolate SZX2019 chromosome 40, ASM1759143v1, whole genome shotgun sequence includes the following:
- the LOC123516134 gene encoding uncharacterized protein LOC123516134 has protein sequence MVGKPESGFRGLLLTVTESSNVELRAWLRGEHQCFPQGDEWQHVEAWWAVTNKSSVSMGIVTEECQLMCTINHQLQVQQSVPEFELLAYGPSRWIAKRLPDFCNITYRDASNVQHFNFSVCDIALFDKNTALGMNTASTTASSSWLSLPLFVSTTSLLLAALVVAVMLIVYLKRHQHILPDPRRFEFQSGHHDDHPHLDQERDSNESWVPTCLAPIAQVHPSVTEPRKNENLATEYNESPLYDDVAAYQGTSHGRNESSVYENVAVYQVASHGRNESPVYDNVAVYQCTSQERNESPVYDNVAVYIINESPVNDYLEYY, from the exons ATGGTTGGGAAACCTGAAAGTGGTTTCAGAGGTCTTCTTCTCACGGTGACTGAAAGTAGTAACGTTGAGCTCCGAGCGTGGTTACGTGGGGAGCATCAGTGCTTTCCTCAGGGTGATGAGTGGCAGCATGTGGAGGCGTGGTGGGCGGTGACCAACAAGTCTAGTGTTTCTATGGGTATCGTAACTGAAGAATGCCAGTTGATGTGCACGATCAATCACCAGTTACAAGTACAACAAAGTGTCCCGGAGTTTGAATTGTTGGCTTACGGCCCTTCAAGGTGGATTGCAAAAAGACTACCCGACTTCTGTAACATCACATATCGGGATGCATCCAATGTCCAACACTTCAATTTCTCTGTCTGCGATATCGCTCTATTTGACAAGAACACAGCCTTAGGAATGAACACTGCCTCTACAACAGCCTCGTCTTCATGGCTGTCGCTGCCCTTGTTTGTCTCGACAACATCGCTCCTGCTGGCGGCGCTGGTTGTAGCAGTGATGTTAATAGTATATCTCAAGCGACACCAGCACATACTGCCAG ACCCGAGGAGATTTGAATTCCAGTCTGGACACCACGACGATCACCCACACTTAGACCAGGAGCGGGACTCAAATGAATCATGGGTGCCCACTTGTCTTGCGCCTATTGCGCAAGTACACCCAAGTGTTACTGAGCCAAGAAAGAACGAGAACTTGGCCACTGAATATAACGAGTCACCTCTCTATGATGATGTGGCAGCATATCAAGGCACAAGTCATGGACGTAATGAATCGTCTGTCTACGAAAATGTGGCTGTGTATCAAGTCGCAAGTCATGGACGTAATGAGTCACCTGTCTACGATAATGTGGCTGTGTATCAATGCACAAGTCAAGAACGTAATGAGTCACCTGTCTACGATAATGTGGCTGTGTACATCATCAATGAGTCACCTGTCAACGATTATTTAGAATATTACTAA
- the LOC123515923 gene encoding phosphomevalonate kinase-like — translation MARNPVLVLLFSGKRKSGKDYITDHLQERLDESKSKIIRLSGPIKQQFAEDNGLDYSQLLTASDYKEKYRSEMITWSEAKRAQDRGYFIREAIKMFEGSKYPIWIVSDMRRRSDLAWFREHHSCAIYSVRIIATEEARRKRGWVFTPGVDDAESECDLDTVTSWDMEVDNSQEENEGHMLSVLDSLLTLCSERLAAAAAAAARSDVVSNTTG, via the exons ATGGCCAGGAATCCCGTCCTGGTGCTGCTTTTCAGTGGTAAACGCAAGTCAGGGAAGGATTATATCACTGACCATTTGCAGGAGAG GTTAGATGAAAGTAAGAGCAAGATAATAAGGCTGAGTGGACCCATCAAGCAGCAGTTTGCTGAGGACAATGGCTTGGATTACTCACAGCTCCTCACTGCATCGGATTACAAGGAGAAATACCGATCAGAAATGATAACTTGGAGTGAAGCCAAGAGAGCGCAGGATAGAGGCTACTTCATCAGGGAAGCCATTAAGATGTTTGAAG GAAGCAAGTACCCGATATGGATTGTGAGTGACATGCGGCGGCGAAGTGACCTGGCATGGTTCAGGGAGCACCACTCCTGTGCTATCTACTCTGTCCGCATCATTGCCACTGAGGAGGCACGGAGGAAGAGAGGCTGGGTCTTTACTCCTG GTGTAGACGATGCAGAGAGTGAATGCGATTTAGACACAGTTACTTCCTGGGACATGGAAGTGGACAACAGtcaagaggagaatgaagggcATATGCTGAGTGTGCTTGATTCTCTCCTCACTCTGTGCTCAGAAcggttagcagcagcagcagcagcagcagcgagaaGTGATGTTGTTTCCAACACTACAGGTTAG